One genomic region from Phragmites australis chromosome 1, lpPhrAust1.1, whole genome shotgun sequence encodes:
- the LOC133919379 gene encoding probable choline kinase 2 isoform X2, whose amino-acid sequence MVVVDNLSQCARAAEAAGPRIPKEARRLLHELAAAWADVADCRALEVLPLKGAMTNEVYQVQWLTGFPGPDGEAERRGEREVRKVLVRIYGDGADLFFDREDEVRTFECMSRHGQGPRLLGRFPNGRVEEFIHARTLSAADLRDPEISALVASKLREFHNLDMPGPKFVLIWDRLRNWLKTAKNLCPPEEAKELRLDSLENEITSLEKEFSGDYHWVGFCHNDLQYGNIMIDEVTNMLTIIDYEYASFNPVAYDIANHFCEMAADYHSAKPHILDYNKYPDIDEQKRFVKTYLSTSDHIS is encoded by the exons ATGGTGGTGGTCGACAACCTGAGCCAGTGCGCgcgggcggcggaggcggcggggcCGCGGATCCCCAAGGaggcgcggcggctgctgcaCGAGTTGGCGGCGGCGTGGGCGGACGTGGCGGACTGCCGCGCGCTGGAGGTCCTGCCGCTCAAGGGCGCCATGACCAACGAGGTCTACCAGGTGCAGTGGCTCACCGGCTTCCCCGGCCCCGACGGCGAGGCGGAGCGCAGGGGGGAGCGGGAGGTGAGGAAGGTGCTCGTGCGGATATACGGCGACGGCGCGGACCTCTTCTTCGATCGCGAGGACGAGGTGCGCACCTTCGAGTGCATGTCCCGCCACGGCCAGGGACCCCGCCTCCTCGGCCGCTTCCCCAACGGCCGCGTCGAGGAGTTCATCCACGCAAGG ACACTGTCAGCTGCCGACCTTCGCGATCCTGAGATTTCAGCTCTTGTAGCTTCCAAACTGAGGGAATTCCACAACCTTGACATGCCTGGTCCCAAATTTGTGCTCATTTGGGACAGACTGAG GAACTGGCTCAAAACTGCTAAGAACTTGTGCCCACCTGAGGAAGCCAAGGAACTTCGCTTGGACAGCCTGGAGAACGAGATTACTTCATTGGAGAAAGAATTTTCAGGTGATTACCACTGGGTTGGTTTTTGCCACAACGATCTTCAGTATGGCAACATCATGATTGATGAAGTGACCAACATGCTGACAATCATT GATTACGAGTATGCAAGCTTCAACCCAGTTGCGTACGACATTGCTAACCATTTCTGCGAGATGGCGGCTGACTATCATTCAGCAAAGCCTCATATACTGGACTATAACAAATATCCAG ATATTGATGAGCAGAAACGTTTCGTGAAGACCTATCTGAGCACTTCTG